The segment accctcatttttaatttgtttgttgttaaacagtactccttgagtatggctttagtatagtaatCTTTTCCACCAGGCACTCTAGTAATGGTGTGCTCATCCGGCGGCGGCGACGAGGCGGACTCGCTGTGGTGCTTGTCGCGCGTGCTGCCCGGCGCCGGCTTCATCGAGGCGCACACCATGCTGGCTATAGACGGGGCAGCTTGCGCGCTTACCGCGCTGCCGCCCGTGCACGCCGCGCATCTCTCGCCCGCGCTACTCGCTAAAAGAGGtatgtaatcatcattatcatcaatagtacaggagccgaagaggggatttttgcagttactcaagCGCGgtagatgaacataagggagtataccttgcacgttctTCAGTACCTCCAGCAAGtttgagcccttaatattggtatgtttaaggttaaaaaaaacttacttcagaaatactcaatgAGCACGTCaaattaagataaggtaggtgagttgatagctaaaaggtgtgcatttcgaaaatttgatgatttgagcgtaacataatagaatgggagggtttcaaagttacaaaataaaacccttatatttctgttattgtGTAACGAGTGcggtaaattatttacttattttgaatgaagtaatctcctgaataatcgctcatgttttctgacgatttcagtaagtcaaagtaataaaacttgactttttaagtctgtagtttttttccacTGAAAGCCAAAAAactatataaccatttattcttgcTATCATCTAATATACCAAATTTAATCGATTTTCATTAAGCtctagtaactgcaaatttaccATCACGGGCTCTCGttcgctagttaataataattcttattattctGGTGCAGAAGTGTGGTCGTCGTCTCGCTGGGCGGTGGTGAGCGCGTGGGGCGCGGCGCTACTgtcggcgggcgcggcgccCGACCTGCTGCGCGCGCTGCTGAGGGACTGCCGCGGCCCTGAAGCGCAGCCCGTTAAGGAAATGTTCCAGGTTActgttataataagtatattaaaaaaatcggttgtctgtaaagtcggtttactgacgatagttgaacgtgacaagttataagaaaatactgatggaatggttgcatttttcaaaagtaaatgttcgtttttctaaaatactgtttaataatcttcatagaccagaatatactttattttttgtaaataaaaagatggcaaccctagagcgagagatcgacgcatgacgtcatgacgttttttttacattattataaaaaaaagctaaGCTGATAAGTAAATGCGCCTTGATCTTACAAGAACCCACAACAAATTCAGCCAGGGTTGCTTATTATGTTATCGACTCTCTGTACGTGTATATTGTTCTGTATATATCTGCCACTGTATGTCGACTGaactaaaattttacaatatccCTTCCTCCTACTTAATAATTGTGACTAGATTTGATTGACGCATTAACGTTAACGTTGTCACTAGCTCCACGGCGCGGACCAGGCGTGCGCGTGCGCGCTGTACCTCGCGTGCGAGGACTCGGGCGGCGACACGTCCGTCAACGAGTGGGCAGCGCGCGCGTTCCTGCTGTACGGCGCGcagcccgcgcccgcgccgcactTCCCACAGAACTCGCAAGCGCCTTCGTCCGTGGGTAAATACGTTTAATGTACTCAATATCATAAGCATTGCTGGCACTAGCTCCACGGCGCAGACCAGGCGTGCGCGTGCGCGCTGTGACTCGCGTGCAAGGACTCGGGCGGCGACATGTCCGTCAACGAGTGAGCGGCGCGCGCGTTCCGCGGATCTCGCAAGCGCCTTCGTCCGagggtaggtatttatttcttttttccttTACTATCAGACTTCCATGACCTTGTCCGCGTGTAACTCggtattatttctaaaatattgtttcttttttttaatttctaagaaTCCTGTGCCTGTATATTTACCAGAAACCATACACTTCACAGCGGCATACCGCTACCAGCAAAATTAAGAATAGGTACTTCTTCTCCAGACAAGCTCTGTCATAAAGATCTGTACTAGGCTACTACCATAAATATTTAGCTATTTACCATCAAAGCAAATTTTGCTTTTGCCTGTtcattcttaaaaaaaaatgaacttcattttgaatatttattttctccatATGAAGAACATTGAATATTCAGAATCACTTCTCATACTGTAATTTCACATTTAAACCTTACTATAGTGGCTTCAACAAGAAGATATTCTAGAGGTAAGTAAACCAACCGCCAGTTCATTCGCTTATGCAGGGCTGTATAACCTTTTTACTTACACTGTTCAAAAGAATAATTTATGTTTTGGCAATAtagtatttgaattttttaaaattatatctcTAGAATCTCTTCTCATTGAATTTAGTTAACttaaatttattagtatttttagtaGAGATATTATTTCAGGTTCTCCAAAATTCGTACCACGTCAAGTGTCGACACCAATGGCGCCCCGACCACAAGACCAACTGAGGCAAGGGCAAATGAACCAATCCTACCAGGGGCATATGAACCAGACGGTGATGCAGAACCAGTCATTCATGCCATCATTCCAACAGAGTCCCACACAGTTCAGTCAGGCCTCCTTCAACGTCTCCCAGACGAGGGACAATTTCCCCACACAAGAGTTTAGCGCGAAACACAATGGCCTGTATATCTACGTGGGAAGAATCCTATACCCCATCTGGAATTTGAAGTGTGTAACAAAATCTATGACTCCAGATGATAAAGAGTTTGTAAGTATtttcaatgtatttttattttagttttttttattagagtaTGTATGTTGTCGATTAGATTTTGTTAAATATGTATTCATGTATCCATGAAAGAGAGTTTTCATTCATTTCCTTGAATAAGAGCCTTAAGAGCTCGCAAAATAGCCTAAGTAggagaatatttattttattttataatctcttATTAGGCTCAAAAGTTGTGTCTTAACGAGCGGTAAAAatcatttcaatttatttatttagtattttagaaataaaaatgacGGTTATATAGTGTTGAGAAATCTAAGACAAAGGGTCTTTTCGTTAGATAGAAGATCGTTATTTATTAGATACGCCAACGATGGCAGCAGAAAGAATAAATGAATAAGAAATAATTACCAAACATTGTAGCTGTATTTATCGAAAATTCTCATTAcaaggggtagttgaaagtagtttacatcgactttcacgtggacgaagccgcgggcgtccgctagtaattgaataatttacaattgttaacatcattaaatGATATCATCAGATGTCGAGCAAGGTGACAGGTGAAGACTGTGCGTACATCGCAAAGAAACTCCAAAGAGTGGCCGCCTTCGTGCAGCGGCTCATGGCTCCACCACATTCTGATGAGCAAGCTTCTCTACACGCCTTGAAACTCTTCATCAGTAAGTTCATCTTCATCGatcatgacggcctccgtacgacggaggtcctgggttcgattgaaatttggtccaggtctggctggtggaaggctttggccgtagctagttaccaccctaccggcaaagatgtaccgtcaaGGGATTTAtacgtttcggtacgatgtcgtgtagatttTACTcctactactaacaagttacttactcctactcctaacgagttagcccagttccatcttagattgcattctcacttatcatcagattataatcaagggcaaacttataaatttgaaaaaaaatcatgggATGATTGGACGTGTTTGTCCAGTAGTGGGCGTCTATTGCCTTATATCaagataaagttttattttacatcTTTTATTTAATCTTAATACTTACTGTTGCAGCGATGTCAATAGAAATGTTAAGCCTGTGGAAGGTTCTCTGCGAGCACCAGTTCCACGTGATAGCAGCCAGCTTGCCACCAGAACAGCAAAGCGCCTTGCAAGCGGCAAGTTTCAGGGAACTGCTGGTGGGCGGGCAAGAAGTCGCGTCGCTCTTACTGGGATCGCTTGTAGCTGGCTACTTGAGAGACAACGCATCTGTTGATGGGATCTCGCAAAAGCTGAGGCAACTCTGCCCAACGTTGTATAGGCAAGAAGACGCCACTTGCTCTAAAGTGagttatattttaaatcatattttttttaaatatcaccacGTCTCTAAACATGATCATAGGTAGGAGATAGGAGTGCGTACGACGATATTTTATCTGGTTGGTTTAGaagagaatttttaattttttgtttgtactgaatataaaaatagtcaCTTTCAGCAGTATTAACGAGCAAACCGTGTTGTATGATTAattagctgacgtcgcgcggtttcacccgcgtggttcacgttcccgtaggaatatggggataatatatagcctatagccttcctcgataaatgggctatctaacactgaaaaaattttcaaattggaccagtagttcctgagattagcgcgttcaatcacacaaacaaacaaacaaacaaacaaacaaactcttcagctttataatattagtataagtatatgattaatatattaaGCATTGGCTAgattattcaaaaattttttctttGTCATACAGTAAGTGACAAAACTTAGATTATAGTTTTGAGATCTGTGAGTTTATACTTAGACACAGAAGACATATGATACATAAGATAACATTAATAACACCGtgtctttttctttttaggCTAATGAATTATTGATATTTGCAAAGCAACAAAAGAATCCTGCAGAGCGTGAAGAAATGCTTCAACAAGCTTTGAAGCTTTGTAAGGTAATCGGCAGTTACCACTACATTTTGAATCTTAAAGAACAGACTCTTACAAAATTCTAATTTGCCATTTTACgttttagtacatcaagtaacattgagacgtcacaaaatggacgacagcttttttttttaattttaaatatacatgatttttaaattaagtttcagAAGAAATCcttgacttttattaattaatatcgatatatttcagacccttattccatgtaaatttaaataatatttgatagGAGTAGTTGACTCCTATATGCtctattctctacgtgtgtgaagtttgccaatccgcatttggctagcattctaagagactcgtgctcagcagtaagccgaatataagtAATGATGGTGAATATTTTTGCACATTTTGCACATtgttttttaagggttacagacagacatgctgtcataatgataaggtatttattgactgtctgtaactttaagatatgaataaatttattttcttcctttcttcTTATTTTAGGATGTAGCACCAAACGTGAACCTGCCGCTGGTGTGCTCGAAGCTGGTGGCGGCCGGCTTCTACTCGGGCGTGGTGGAGCTGTGCGTGGCGTGCGCCAGCAAGCTGGACCCGCAGGACGCGGCCGTCTACTACTACAAGAGTGATCAGCCCTCGCAGGACCGGGAGGGCCATCTCATGTACTACAGAAGGTAATATCtataacttcgtccgcgtgaatccCTACCTACCCCttaccctaccatactcccaCCATTGACTATTAATAAAAGGACgaacaatcatgtagaaaatttcacttaaaaactggccaattttgctttgacaattTTAACAGATATTCTATTCCAAAtatcaaccaaatcgcttcagtagtagcggcgttaaagagtaacaaacatccaaacatccatacaaacttacgcgtttataatattagtaggatatgtcACCTGTACTCCCTTCTATCTTCCTGACTCTTCACAATATCATCGTACTTCTTCACCACGTCAGCGGGATTGTCGGCTCCGAAGCCCGCGCGCGCCTCCGCAGGGCTCTGGTGgtatagaaaattatacctaaagacctAAATATAGTCccatattcaataaaatcccaaatttacagcaaattcaaccttaaggattgagtttaaggttgaatttgtaaATGTGACTATTTGAAgttgtgtagggtaggggcCCTACCCTTCTACCCTAtccttatcctacccctaccttgaGTACCTACTACTACCTCTATTCAATCTTTTCTCagttttcagccaaatcggtccagccgttctttctatctatcttttatatatgtAGAAGATTATAAAACGGACTCCTCCgtctttttgtctgtctgttcgcgataaactcaaaactataTGGATTTATATACTaaatggattttcatgcggttttcgtCAATAGACAGTAATTCATGAGGTAGTTTTAGATCtatttccagcagtggatgttcttagattgataattatgatgtgCCGCCTCGTTGATCCACACTCCGTTAGTTAagaaacatttaaaacaaataaattttgtaatacaaTGTGTGGAATTACGACAGTAATTCAATTAACGATGTTGTCGTAGGATGGAGATCTACCGCGAAGTGTGCCTCGCCCTAGAGCGGCTGTACGAGCGCAGCAGCGACGCCAACGGCTCGACGACGCAACCTGACGCGCACCACACGCTGTCGCCCGCGGACGCTAACTACCAGGTACTGGCTATTATAGGCCGGGTaatatatatgttaccgttgaattgtaaaatacattagtttataatctcactcgtgatgtgataatctaccgtcatattgtgaactgaaaatactgattacaatttaatgtgttattttttggtatattataatctatcggaagtgaaaccgttaaattgcaatcttaaaacgtcaactgtccgaacttgcccctgattggtcggccttacagcagacctttctgtgtccatagagttaggatTGAAACACATgtgtcagtcaaataaaatacttcaagaattgcaacataacatatctatttattatacctaaagagtGACCTAAGTGCCCGccgtaatatttttgtttcacttccgatagattataatatatcgaaaaataacacgttaaattgtgaTCAGTATTTGCAGTTTACAATATGAAGGTAGATTATAAtgtcacgagtgagattataaactaacgtattttacaatctaacggtgacatatatatTGGCACAACACCAGCCACTGACgatctgcagggttattatgtatcttggtgtaccattcaaatagtGAATCACTATTGTGTTTTCAATGAAAttatagtggtagtagcaagtaTTAACGTTAATGGAACGAAAAACAGTTATtcacgtaatttcgttgaaataatcatgttagatgtaATCACAAAAAATCATACTTGATATAAAATGGCTTAGCTAAGATCATTTTGTTGCGATAACTATGTCAGttaatcacaaaaacgaaaatgcGATGAAAaagtagtgactcattatttgaatggtacaccaaTGTCCTAGAtacataataaagtaattaGTAGTTAGTACTAACATTGGCTGGGATTGGAATATACTAATTTCAAATAGAGGCACAAGTCGATTTCTTGTCTTCCACTATTTTGGTGGTGTCGTTATTAAAGAGCTTATCAATCAATTACAATTATAATGTTGATCCACACTGATTCATTGCTTTTTGCGTAAAGTTATCTACTCTGACAGCAAATGAAAAGTtgataatttgtttaataaaaattaaagtttattaatattaatatcttcTTCTGTCtctaactaaaataaatgttattcttGTTGCAGGGCAGACAGCTGGTTTGGGATTGCCTATGTCGAGATGATGAGCTGCTACATGTAGCTATCTATGAGTGGCTTGTTTCCAAAAACTTAGGCTCAGGTAAAATTATACAAGACTTTTTAGTCATTTGATTGATTACTGTAATATACACTCACACAATTGTGATttacttaatcactaatttgatcaatcaattaattactttcactaatactgtatctacttagtatcctattgctatcgctgtaatactaGATTGAGCCCCACAGTCAcgagaggcttgtatttatacacTAGTCAATGCAATAGTTAGTATATTCGTGGTCGTCACTGGCATGACCACGTGTCACAGACTGTATCCCGTTGTCAGAATATTGATAACATCCGGTAACAATGTCAACAGTCTGCAGGCTGTTGACATGCAGTTCTATATACTACaactacctgacgccgcgcggtttcacccgcgtggttcccgttcccgtaggaatatggggataatatatagccttcctcgataaatgggctatctaacaccgaaagaattttttaaatcggacaagtagttcctaagattagagcgttcaatcaaactcttcagctttataatattaccgcTTATACCGCTGCCGATTTATATCTTTAACTTAAACGTTTCATAAAAAAtggaatgtaaaaaaaacatggtcgtcaaagattaaacaaaaatacacgCATCTATAAATGTTAGTTAGGATTCACTATTAGAGTGGCTTTTTAAACAACATTTGCCACatctaaatatgaccaatatttccattccccctccaactagtcgggagagACTGTAtaaggctcagtccagaaagggcgcATTACGCACgagcatttggggaggaattctgtacgaaacatggagttgaacgtgcactcgctctagagttcgcgcgttaactggacgcaacaaggcgtccctaatatctcgactcgcgcgcaatacgcgccccttctggacaaggtcttAGGAGTGGATTGAAATGGCAGATGATGTTACAGAGTTGTTGTCCTTGAGCGGCGCGCCGCCCGCGTCGCTGCGCACGTACCTGTCGGCGATGGCGCGGCAGGCCCCGGCGCCCGCCTCGCTGCTGCTGCTCGACCTGCTGTGGAAGGTGCTGGAGAAGGCGGGCGACCCCCTCGTCGCCGCGCACGTGCTCGAAGGCCTCGCCACAAAGCCCGGGTAACAATCGTAATTTATTACCGGACGGTTGaaacttcgtctgcccttaaaCCTCATTAATCCAGCTCTGCCGGCAGTTCGAgcgaatatttattatttagtaaaagcTCCTTTTTCGCGGGGGATGTGTTCTGTAAATGTGCCGGGAATACAGAAACTTgattgacagtttttaaattcttCTTTAATTCAGACTGATATTCAGCGGTGGCATTCCATACTCAATTTCGGCAAAATTTGCTAGTTAAAGAACTTATCCAAaaaggcagggagaacaacacgagtggAGGAGGAGAGTGTTAATCGATtattaaggaattccttaaccctacatccattggtcacaagtcctggactttgctcggagtttttctctactACGCGTTGGGACCCGGCAcgcgcacggtgaatccatggattgctaagatattcgtctctctaaaCTAGCATTATACACCATTTTCGGCAGTCAGATACGCGAATAACGAAATCTTCAGCCACGAATTGGGAATTGGGTCGCAATTTTTTTATCTGCAAAAAGTGAAAACTCGAATATGGGGCTTTTACTATactgtagaagaaccaaagtcaccgacatagctcaacgtgtcgcgaagctgaattggcaatgggcggggcacatagttcgaagagccgatggacgttggggtcctaaagtgctgggatggcgaccccgcactagtaagcgcagtgttggccgaccctccaccaggtggactgacgacatcaagcgagtcgcagggattcgctggatgcagggggctcattatcgtgatgtttgaaagtccctacaaaggcctatgtcctgcagtagacgtccatcggctgagatgATGTTGATGACTGTACTGTTACAATCCCATGCTACAGTACGGGCGCAACGCTGGCGCAGCGCATATCGTGGGTGTCGGCGGGCGTGGTGTGCGTGCGCGGCGCGGGCGTGCGCGCGGCCGGCGGCGCGGAGCTGCTGCGGCGGCTGGAGGAGGCGGCGGAGGTGGCGCGCGTGCAGGCCGCCGTGCGCGCCGCGCTGCGGGCCGCGCCCGTGCCGCCGCCGCACCACCTGCTGCAGCGCCTCGACGACGAGCTGCTCGACATCACGCAGGTCAGTACGCACTTTGTTGTATACAGTGTGATTTGTTTCTAAACTATTCAAAAGGGAATACTTTAGATACCCCGGCCCAGGCCTTACTTTACTTTTACACccagcaatttacttatatctaaaaaaagtcttgataattctactttaacaataaaattattacttaaaaaaagttcgctacaacgttttacgacatttttaatcatctttaatttgtccacaacggggttaagctaagatcgttgaccatacagcctgagtttacGATATATTTTGAAGTCTTATGgttggtttgtttgtctgtttcttatttgttaagcttgttggtaaaagaaagaaaaaataatacagcttctaATATTACTTAGCCGCTTTGGTACATCGGCGAAcgttttgccctagaagagtgataaaaaaaaatatttttcttcaagaaatatatttttactaagctaattatttatacatcatattatcatctccatatacctttatacgggggtatacctgggttccctgggaaGGCGTTGTATGGGCCATCGGCCCATGCATTCCCCGttattttagataaataaatggTGTATCTACTGGTACCATTTGGATTTTACGTGATTACGTGATACCTTGTATAATACTAGCCGAAACGCGCAACTTCATCCGCGAAA is part of the Bicyclus anynana chromosome 5, ilBicAnyn1.1, whole genome shotgun sequence genome and harbors:
- the LOC112050082 gene encoding nuclear pore complex protein Nup154, giving the protein MQLECLELAGCTLDRYINADNSRPSFLELTGISAKGSPTCSGLNAGDYRNLAALLNHPNLSQLKIINKVPLPPEIMDHFAHMQCHCLTGAFPEISRVWLAIDSNIYVWAFEHGSDVAYYDGLSETIISVGLVKPKSGVFQSFVKYLLVLTTTIDIVVLGVTFSSNKQDGSAEFEEIHLVPEPVFVLPTDGVSLLCVKSTSKGRIFMGGKDGCLYEITYQAQLGWFGKHCKKINHSTSTLSFLVPSFLNAALYDEDSIVKIEVDNTRHILYTLSGKGCIEVFDLGSDGESLTKVVRLSQGKIVSYAMDIAKTLEPIVFKPVIAISAVEETESNYLNLVAVTQSGARLYFSTGSGDGERPQYLTLMHVRMPPGFTPTNSVLKPKQVQSAVYDNGTLVMVCSSGGGDEADSLWCLSRVLPGAGFIEAHTMLAIDGAACALTALPPVHAAHLSPALLAKREVWSSSRWAVVSAWGAALLSAGAAPDLLRALLRDCRGPEAQPVKEMFQLHGADQACACALYLACEDSGGDTSVNEWAARAFLLYGAQPAPAPHFPQNSQAPSSVGSPKFVPRQVSTPMAPRPQDQLRQGQMNQSYQGHMNQTVMQNQSFMPSFQQSPTQFSQASFNVSQTRDNFPTQEFSAKHNGLYIYVGRILYPIWNLKCVTKSMTPDDKEFMSSKVTGEDCAYIAKKLQRVAAFVQRLMAPPHSDEQASLHALKLFITMSIEMLSLWKVLCEHQFHVIAASLPPEQQSALQAASFRELLVGGQEVASLLLGSLVAGYLRDNASVDGISQKLRQLCPTLYRQEDATCSKANELLIFAKQQKNPAEREEMLQQALKLCKDVAPNVNLPLVCSKLVAAGFYSGVVELCVACASKLDPQDAAVYYYKSDQPSQDREGHLMYYRRMEIYREVCLALERLYERSSDANGSTTQPDAHHTLSPADANYQGRQLVWDCLCRDDELLHVAIYEWLVSKNLGSELLSLSGAPPASLRTYLSAMARQAPAPASLLLLDLLWKVLEKAGDPLVAAHVLEGLATKPGTGATLAQRISWVSAGVVCVRGAGVRAAGGAELLRRLEEAAEVARVQAAVRAALRAAPVPPPHHLLQRLDDELLDITQLYEEYADRYNLWECKLAIVQCSGHNDALLVENIWSNILADAEAAARPLPCADERLASVLSKLNTMGREYVNTGHCFPLYFIVRQLEIMSCKLQAEKSMVFRTILNIGVSLEQVLDIYIKLVSVNERVWLGCGDESHVCAAAALLLEAARAELSPLPPTPRRRALARCKDLHEATLSALQSRPNTQELIDKLTVAQAHLDRLD